In the Candidatus Poribacteria bacterium genome, one interval contains:
- a CDS encoding TonB-dependent receptor codes for MGLPVPPFREWFRIGNLLLLVLSIGLVIGEADADNHETQQTVKITGTVVDNDTEMPIAEVSIRVVDTQIRVKTNETGAFSLELPSGTYKIHASAPFYNTFVITDFQVSTGEVPVPFHIKLTAQVVKLDAIKLPVRLSQSSERGLLEKRMRSSRIEDSISTEEISRLPASSAGEAIKRVTGVSIVGGRYVFVRGLGERYSNTLLNNVEIPSPEPNRRVVPMDIFPASLLASLQTVKTFSPDQPGGFAGGSVQVFTKDFPEELTMSLSMSSGFNTQATGEDGLTYPGGGFDFLGFDDGSRALPSIVEDQAADLPIRERGRFTPLGFTPQEIQEFGQSFSNVWSPERRQVPINQGYKFSLGNRNKVLGKEFGYLGVISYGNSHSYGTQVRNAFRIGLNETLSPVTSYNVERSGNEVDWGSVLNASLRFSPQHRLSIRTLFTHTAEDETRTWEGFNADRNTDMRSTRLRYVERQLFSGQLAGTHDFNFGEPVLEDPERPDVFMEWRLTYSRASRDEPDTRENIYEDRGNGTYTFRDVTHSGSRFFFDLEDDEYNARLDWKIPLGAEGVFKFGGLLRDRSRTFDVRRFRFLPADRVDATVNLSDPPEILFQIQNIAPRIFELRESTRSTDNYLADHNIYASYLMLDLPITAKWQVMTGVRLESSDQTVTTYDPFAASRKEIEANLETLDWLPGLNVTYRLTERMNLRLAASRTITRPDFRELAPFEFTDFVGGRTILGNPDLERTQINNFDFRWETFPQIGGILAVSAFYKRFQKPIEQIVQPQAEVRITYENAEGANNYGLELEARQNLGVLTETLRKFSINTNAALISSQVVLPEDVGIQTSSERPLQGQCPYIVNVSIGFEDPNWGISSAIAYNIFGRRLSEVGNHGVPDVYEQPRGQLDVSFSRTVANYFKFSVSAKNLLDPYVHYKIGDATYLEYKLGRSFSFGISYNL; via the coding sequence ATGGGCTTGCCAGTTCCACCCTTCAGGGAATGGTTTCGCATCGGAAACTTGTTGCTTTTGGTGCTTAGCATAGGACTTGTAATCGGAGAAGCGGATGCCGATAACCACGAAACACAACAGACAGTCAAGATAACAGGGACCGTCGTAGACAACGACACTGAAATGCCGATAGCAGAGGTATCCATTCGGGTCGTCGACACACAGATTCGGGTCAAAACGAATGAAACCGGTGCATTTTCGCTGGAATTGCCGAGTGGCACTTATAAGATTCATGCAAGCGCGCCGTTTTATAACACTTTTGTTATTACCGATTTTCAGGTAAGCACAGGAGAGGTACCCGTCCCCTTTCATATCAAACTGACTGCACAAGTGGTAAAACTCGATGCAATCAAGTTACCCGTCCGACTGAGCCAATCCAGTGAACGGGGGCTCCTCGAAAAACGGATGCGTAGCTCACGCATTGAAGATAGTATCAGCACAGAGGAGATTAGCCGACTCCCTGCCTCATCCGCCGGTGAGGCTATTAAACGGGTGACAGGCGTCAGCATTGTCGGTGGCCGTTACGTGTTTGTCCGTGGACTCGGAGAACGCTACAGTAACACCCTCCTTAATAACGTTGAGATCCCCAGTCCGGAGCCGAACCGGCGAGTTGTACCGATGGACATCTTTCCGGCAAGCCTCCTCGCAAGCCTCCAGACCGTCAAGACGTTCTCACCCGACCAACCCGGGGGGTTTGCGGGTGGCTCCGTCCAAGTGTTTACCAAAGACTTTCCAGAAGAATTGACGATGTCCCTATCGATGTCCAGCGGTTTCAACACACAGGCGACAGGAGAAGACGGCTTGACGTATCCGGGCGGCGGATTCGACTTTTTAGGGTTCGATGATGGCTCGCGTGCGTTACCGAGCATTGTCGAAGATCAGGCAGCCGACCTACCGATTCGGGAACGTGGGCGCTTTACACCGTTAGGATTCACCCCCCAAGAAATTCAGGAGTTCGGGCAATCCTTCTCCAACGTCTGGTCACCAGAACGACGACAGGTCCCCATCAATCAAGGCTATAAATTCAGCCTTGGGAACAGGAACAAGGTTCTCGGTAAAGAGTTCGGCTACTTAGGTGTCATCTCTTACGGCAACAGCCACAGTTACGGCACGCAAGTCCGCAATGCTTTCCGTATCGGTTTAAACGAGACGCTTTCGCCTGTAACCTCATACAACGTTGAACGCAGTGGCAACGAAGTGGATTGGGGGAGCGTCCTAAATGCCAGCCTTCGTTTCTCTCCACAACATCGACTCAGCATCAGAACACTTTTCACACATACCGCCGAAGATGAGACTCGGACCTGGGAAGGGTTCAACGCCGATAGGAATACCGATATGCGAAGCACACGGCTCCGTTATGTCGAACGCCAACTCTTCTCTGGACAACTCGCAGGAACGCACGACTTTAACTTCGGAGAACCGGTATTAGAAGATCCAGAGCGACCCGATGTTTTTATGGAGTGGCGGCTCACCTATTCACGCGCCTCGCGCGATGAGCCGGACACACGTGAGAATATCTATGAAGACAGAGGCAATGGAACATACACATTCCGAGATGTTACACATAGCGGTAGCAGGTTCTTCTTCGATCTTGAGGACGATGAATACAACGCACGCCTTGATTGGAAAATTCCACTCGGTGCCGAAGGTGTCTTCAAATTCGGAGGACTTTTACGAGACAGGTCCCGGACGTTTGATGTGCGTAGATTTAGATTCCTACCTGCTGACCGAGTAGACGCAACCGTCAATCTATCCGATCCACCCGAAATCCTTTTCCAAATCCAAAACATAGCACCGCGCATTTTTGAGTTGCGAGAGTCCACACGCTCCACGGATAACTATCTTGCAGACCACAACATCTACGCAAGTTATCTGATGCTGGATCTACCGATTACCGCAAAATGGCAGGTCATGACCGGGGTCAGATTGGAGTCTTCGGATCAAACGGTTACCACTTACGACCCGTTCGCTGCTTCTCGAAAGGAGATCGAAGCGAATTTGGAAACACTAGATTGGTTGCCGGGTCTGAACGTAACGTATCGTCTCACAGAGCGGATGAATCTGCGTCTCGCCGCCTCTCGAACAATTACGCGCCCGGATTTCCGAGAACTCGCCCCCTTTGAGTTTACGGATTTCGTTGGCGGTAGAACGATTCTCGGCAACCCGGATTTGGAGCGGACGCAGATCAACAACTTCGATTTCCGTTGGGAAACTTTTCCACAGATCGGCGGCATTTTGGCGGTCAGTGCGTTCTATAAGCGGTTCCAAAAACCGATTGAGCAGATCGTTCAACCGCAGGCGGAAGTCCGGATTACCTATGAAAACGCTGAAGGCGCCAACAACTACGGCTTGGAGTTAGAAGCCCGTCAGAATTTAGGCGTTCTCACAGAAACACTGCGTAAATTCTCGATTAACACAAACGCCGCCCTGATCTCCTCACAAGTGGTCTTACCCGAAGATGTCGGCATTCAAACCTCTTCCGAACGTCCGTTACAGGGACAGTGTCCCTACATCGTTAATGTCTCCATCGGTTTTGAAGACCCCAACTGGGGTATCTCCAGTGCGATTGCGTATAACATTTTCGGACGTAGGCTCTCTGAAGTGGGTAACCACGGCGTGCCAGATGTGTATGAGCAACCCCGTGGACAACTCGATGTGAGTTTTAGTCGGACGGTCGCAAATTATTTCAAATTCAGCGTTTCGGCGAAAAACCTGCTTGACCCCTACGTTCATTACAAGATAGGAGACGCAACCTATCTTGAGTACAAACTCGGTAGATCGTTCTCGTTTGGAATCAGCTACAATTTATAG
- a CDS encoding phosphatidate cytidylyltransferase — MLSELLRKSIHLSGFILPVIYLFLDQRTMLILIGGLTGFALAVELMKWLSPSFGEFFFQIFASLLRTHERKGAMTGATYYLISAFLCIFFFTKTLAIVCIFFMILGDLAAALVGKKWGRTKLLGKKSLEGSAACFVVCALIALVKLNPVIAIIGALVATIVELIPLPIDDNLTVPLVSGAVMHFLMQGFF, encoded by the coding sequence ATGTTAAGCGAGTTGCTTCGGAAAAGCATTCATTTGTCAGGATTTATCCTGCCGGTTATCTATCTGTTTTTGGATCAACGGACGATGTTAATCCTCATCGGGGGGCTGACTGGATTTGCCCTTGCCGTGGAATTGATGAAGTGGCTCTCCCCGAGTTTCGGCGAGTTCTTTTTCCAAATTTTCGCTTCCCTCCTCCGCACGCACGAGCGCAAAGGTGCAATGACAGGTGCGACCTACTATCTCATCAGTGCTTTTTTATGTATCTTCTTTTTCACCAAGACGCTTGCCATTGTGTGCATTTTCTTCATGATATTGGGCGATCTGGCAGCGGCGTTGGTGGGTAAAAAGTGGGGCAGGACGAAACTCTTGGGCAAGAAGAGTTTAGAGGGCAGTGCCGCCTGTTTCGTTGTTTGTGCTTTAATCGCTTTGGTGAAATTAAATCCTGTTATCGCAATCATTGGTGCCTTGGTCGCTACAATCGTGGAACTCATTCCTTTGCCGATCGACGATAACCTCACGGTGCCGCTCGTTTCAGGCGCAGTGATGCACTTTCTGATGCAAGGTTTTTTCTAA
- a CDS encoding ABC transporter ATP-binding protein — MANIKLENIVKRYGDVVAVKDFNLEVEDKEFVVFLGPSGCGKTTTLRLIAGLENPEEGDIFIDGQRVNDLSPADRDIAFVFQFYALYPHLSVYDNIAFPLKAVKVAPSEIDDQVKRVAEILQISGMLNRKPSVLSGGEMQRVALGRAMVRQPKVYLLDEPMANLDAKIRVDTRAEIKRLQHEIGATTIFVTHDQVEAMSLADRIAVIHEGVLQQIGTPHEVYNKPQSLFVAGFMGMPTMNLLDADVIGRNGESVLRLNHTEVYFRLSRERQAAITSGTVENGLVFGIRPEHITATNQSGEHTISADVHLVEPLGPVNILDLRLGTHSETQDPILLRVRTHPTFQVAVGDTVWLNFDEAEMHLFDRGTERAVWVE, encoded by the coding sequence ATGGCGAATATCAAACTTGAGAATATTGTAAAACGCTACGGTGATGTCGTAGCGGTTAAGGATTTCAATCTGGAGGTTGAAGACAAAGAATTCGTCGTTTTTCTCGGACCCTCCGGGTGTGGCAAAACGACGACACTCCGTCTTATCGCAGGTTTAGAAAATCCTGAAGAGGGCGATATCTTCATCGACGGACAGCGTGTTAACGATCTCTCCCCTGCCGACCGGGACATCGCTTTTGTCTTTCAATTCTATGCGCTTTACCCACATCTCAGTGTCTACGATAACATCGCTTTTCCCCTCAAAGCGGTGAAAGTCGCGCCCTCGGAAATTGATGACCAGGTGAAGCGGGTTGCCGAAATCTTGCAAATATCGGGCATGCTGAACCGGAAGCCGAGTGTCCTCAGCGGTGGCGAGATGCAACGCGTCGCGCTCGGACGCGCCATGGTGCGTCAGCCGAAGGTGTATCTGCTGGATGAACCTATGGCGAATTTAGATGCGAAAATTCGTGTTGACACCCGCGCCGAGATTAAGCGACTCCAACACGAAATCGGCGCGACGACCATCTTTGTAACGCATGACCAGGTTGAAGCGATGTCCCTTGCAGATAGGATCGCTGTTATCCACGAAGGGGTGCTGCAGCAAATTGGCACACCGCATGAAGTCTACAATAAGCCGCAGAGTCTCTTTGTCGCGGGATTTATGGGAATGCCTACCATGAATCTCTTGGACGCAGACGTCATCGGACGCAACGGAGAATCCGTTCTACGTTTGAACCACACCGAGGTCTATTTTCGCCTTTCCCGAGAACGGCAAGCCGCTATCACTTCAGGCACTGTGGAAAACGGTTTGGTGTTCGGCATTCGGCCCGAACATATCACAGCTACGAATCAGTCGGGCGAACACACAATCTCTGCTGATGTGCATCTCGTTGAGCCGCTGGGTCCGGTAAATATCCTTGACCTCCGTCTCGGCACGCATTCGGAGACGCAAGACCCGATTCTGCTCCGAGTCAGGACACACCCAACATTTCAAGTTGCGGTGGGGGATACTGTCTGGTTAAATTTTGACGAAGCGGAAATGCACCTCTTTGACCGAGGGACAGAACGCGCCGTCTGGGTAGAATAG
- a CDS encoding HAD family phosphatase — protein sequence MEGKNNTMKIPCRLAAFDLDGTLLNSEHALSPGNRDALRELAAKNVLVVLISGRMHRSIKPISDEIGLENPIISYNGGMVKHAATGEVYHHTPVPANYAMAVVGDCVEQNLHLNFCLNDELYVAERNAWSDLYEARTGVPATPVGDLRELAGETPTKLLIIHTPETLKPLLDNFQTNYAEKLYVTQTQAEYIEFMNPGVAKGRALTALANRCDIAMETVVAFGDSYNDESLLKTAGFGIAMANAVPPIRACADHITTTNDDDGVAKAIWELIL from the coding sequence ATGGAAGGAAAAAACAATACAATGAAAATACCGTGTCGTTTGGCGGCTTTTGACTTGGATGGAACACTCCTCAATAGTGAACACGCCTTATCACCGGGAAACCGGGACGCGCTTCGGGAGCTCGCGGCGAAAAATGTGCTGGTGGTGTTAATCTCTGGGAGGATGCACCGCTCTATCAAACCGATCAGCGATGAGATCGGGCTTGAAAATCCGATTATCTCTTACAATGGTGGGATGGTGAAACATGCGGCGACGGGTGAGGTGTATCATCATACACCGGTTCCAGCGAATTATGCGATGGCGGTCGTCGGTGACTGTGTTGAACAGAACTTACATCTCAACTTCTGTTTAAATGACGAGCTTTATGTCGCTGAACGGAACGCATGGAGCGACCTCTACGAGGCGCGAACCGGTGTGCCTGCCACACCTGTAGGCGACCTACGCGAGTTAGCCGGGGAAACCCCCACAAAGTTACTCATCATCCACACACCCGAAACATTAAAACCGCTCTTAGACAATTTTCAAACCAATTATGCAGAGAAGCTTTACGTCACGCAGACCCAAGCAGAATATATTGAATTTATGAATCCAGGGGTCGCTAAGGGACGCGCACTAACAGCCCTCGCCAATCGATGTGATATTGCGATGGAGACAGTTGTCGCTTTCGGTGATAGTTACAATGATGAAAGTTTACTCAAAACAGCAGGGTTCGGCATAGCAATGGCAAACGCTGTGCCACCCATCCGTGCGTGTGCCGATCATATTACGACAACGAATGACGATGACGGCGTTGCGAAAGCGATATGGGAATTGATTCTCTGA
- the minE gene encoding cell division topological specificity factor MinE, producing MNLSIKQLFGRKPKSSSIAKQRLKLVITQDRLDVDDRFMTRLHHELAEVLAKYFEFSVNSVQMSLKQEGNSYVLVADIPYKKFHDINPRQ from the coding sequence ATGAATCTCAGCATAAAACAATTATTCGGGCGCAAGCCGAAGTCGAGTAGCATCGCCAAGCAGCGCCTGAAACTTGTCATTACACAAGACCGACTCGATGTAGATGACCGCTTTATGACAAGACTGCATCATGAGTTAGCAGAAGTGCTGGCAAAGTATTTTGAATTTTCCGTTAACTCCGTTCAAATGTCGTTGAAACAGGAAGGAAACTCCTACGTACTCGTGGCGGATATTCCCTACAAAAAGTTTCACGACATCAATCCCAGACAATAA
- the minD gene encoding septum site-determining protein MinD, which yields MGKVIVVTSGKGGVGKTTCTANLGTALALLGKTVVVVDADVGLRNLDIVMGLESRIVYTSMDVIEKQCELGKALVKDRRVDGLMLLAASQKNNKDDIQPEQMKAICDKLKAAHDFVLIDSPAGIERGFSNASAGADEAVVVTTPDVSAIRDADRIIGLLQHGGIEPINLILNRFSPQLVGNGSMMDQEDVLDILNIDLIGIVPEDIGVITSTNRGIPLVYEDASPGSQAYMRIARRLTGQRIPIPDLEQKGFLSNIVNWFTRNR from the coding sequence ATGGGCAAAGTAATCGTAGTAACGTCAGGAAAAGGAGGCGTTGGAAAAACAACCTGTACCGCTAATTTAGGAACAGCACTCGCGCTTCTCGGCAAAACTGTCGTGGTTGTTGACGCCGATGTCGGGCTTCGGAACCTCGATATCGTGATGGGACTTGAAAGTCGGATTGTTTATACCTCAATGGATGTGATTGAGAAACAGTGTGAACTCGGCAAAGCACTTGTGAAAGATCGACGCGTCGATGGGTTAATGCTACTGGCAGCCTCACAGAAAAACAACAAGGACGACATCCAACCCGAACAAATGAAAGCGATTTGTGACAAGTTGAAGGCGGCACACGATTTTGTGTTGATTGACTCGCCCGCAGGCATTGAGCGCGGTTTCAGCAATGCCTCCGCGGGAGCGGATGAAGCTGTCGTTGTCACGACACCAGATGTCTCCGCGATTCGGGATGCCGACAGGATTATCGGGTTGCTGCAACACGGCGGCATCGAACCCATCAATCTCATCCTAAATCGGTTCTCGCCGCAGCTCGTTGGAAATGGTAGCATGATGGACCAAGAAGATGTCTTGGATATCCTCAACATCGACCTGATCGGTATTGTTCCTGAAGACATTGGTGTGATTACTTCTACGAATCGCGGGATCCCTTTAGTGTACGAAGACGCTTCCCCCGGTTCACAGGCTTATATGCGCATCGCACGCAGGCTCACGGGACAGCGAATTCCGATACCCGACTTAGAGCAGAAAGGCTTTCTTTCAAATATTGTTAATTGGTTCACCAGAAATAGATAA
- the larA gene encoding nickel-dependent lactate racemase, which yields MRVEMRYGTGTLPIEIADKNVAGVLEISESVPLPDRDRAVQEALAQPITSPPLAELAKGRESACIVISDITRPVPNKVLLPPILETLERTGIPRSKITILIATGIHRPNNAEELETMVGRDIMETYRIVNHLSQKIETHTYLGTTQNGTPVHIDKTYLEADLKIITGLIEPHLMAGYSGGRKAICPGIASIETMKVMHGPELMEHPKSAVGILDGNPFHMEATEIALMAGADFNLNVAIDKHREITGIFAGDMVASHRVGAQFVEKHAKVTLPTAADAVVVSSAGSPLDATFYQAIKGLLTAVEIVKQGGSILLVAACSEGIGSKPFTDLIFKTDDLTAFVQGLYNPANFVIDQWQLEELAKVARKADIYFYTDGIPYHQRVKLFVHPLKSAQEGIEEILTRYGTDAQIAVIPEGPYVLAQLVK from the coding sequence ATGCGCGTCGAAATGAGATATGGGACCGGAACACTACCGATTGAGATTGCCGACAAGAATGTAGCCGGGGTTCTTGAAATCTCGGAAAGCGTTCCGTTGCCGGATAGAGATAGAGCCGTACAAGAAGCACTGGCTCAGCCTATCACCTCACCCCCCTTGGCTGAGCTTGCAAAAGGGCGCGAGTCGGCATGCATCGTGATCTCTGACATCACTCGACCCGTGCCGAACAAAGTGCTTCTCCCGCCAATACTGGAAACACTCGAACGGACTGGCATCCCACGCTCGAAAATTACAATCCTTATTGCGACTGGCATTCATCGTCCGAATAACGCAGAAGAACTCGAAACGATGGTTGGACGCGACATCATGGAGACGTATCGTATCGTCAACCATCTCTCGCAGAAAATAGAGACGCATACATATTTAGGCACAACACAGAACGGCACCCCTGTTCATATCGACAAAACCTATCTCGAAGCGGATTTGAAAATTATCACCGGTCTCATTGAGCCCCACCTGATGGCAGGCTACTCTGGCGGTAGAAAGGCTATCTGCCCAGGCATCGCCTCAATTGAGACGATGAAGGTGATGCACGGTCCCGAACTGATGGAACATCCCAAATCCGCTGTGGGTATCTTGGACGGGAATCCGTTCCACATGGAAGCCACGGAAATCGCCCTGATGGCTGGAGCTGACTTTAATTTAAACGTTGCCATTGATAAGCACCGCGAAATCACAGGTATTTTCGCAGGCGATATGGTTGCGTCTCACCGGGTCGGGGCGCAGTTTGTTGAGAAACACGCCAAGGTGACGCTACCGACAGCCGCAGATGCGGTCGTTGTTTCAAGCGCAGGGTCTCCTTTAGACGCAACGTTCTATCAAGCCATCAAAGGCTTGCTGACCGCCGTTGAGATCGTTAAGCAAGGCGGCAGTATCTTGCTCGTCGCGGCATGCAGCGAAGGTATCGGTAGCAAGCCGTTTACAGACCTGATTTTCAAAACCGATGACTTAACCGCATTTGTGCAAGGGCTTTACAATCCAGCAAACTTTGTTATTGACCAGTGGCAATTAGAAGAACTCGCAAAGGTGGCGCGGAAGGCAGATATCTATTTCTACACGGATGGCATTCCGTATCATCAACGTGTAAAGTTGTTCGTGCATCCTTTGAAAAGTGCCCAAGAAGGTATCGAAGAGATTTTAACCCGATATGGCACAGATGCTCAAATCGCAGTGATTCCTGAAGGACCTTATGTTTTGGCACAGTTGGTAAAATAG